In the Variovorax sp. S12S4 genome, one interval contains:
- a CDS encoding DUF802 domain-containing protein has product MTRFLQYAVFAAGLAAVCWVGAGYVGSNHPLALSITVVVGAFYLVGVVELHRFRQATSTLASAVSRLTEAPANLGSWLEQLHPSLRNAVRLRIEGERVGLPGPSLTPYLAGLLVLLGMLGTFLGMVVTLNGTGMALESATDLQAIRASLSAPVKGLGLAFGTSVAGVAASAMLGLASALCRRERLQAGQMLDTKIATTLRVYSLVHQREASFQLLEQQAQAMPMLVDQLQAMLAAMERQSQALNERLITSQEHFHSKAEAVYAGLASSVDQSLKQSLTESARIAGATIQPLVEATMAGIARETASLHGTVAHTVQQQLEGLSSRFEATTATVADTWKAALAEHQRSNEALAGDLRVSQQRFAETFEQRSASLVETVSARFESTVGSVSETWGSALAEHQRASEKLTGDTQQSLAAAAATFEQHSASLLRTVDQAHASLQTDMASRDEQRLSAWTAALSSMAASLQQEWQQAGANTASQQQQLFETLAQTARDMSAQAQAHAKSTVAEIAQLLQAASDAPRVAAEVVAELRQKLSDSMARDNAMLEERSRIMETLGTLLDAVNHASTEQRSAVDALVGASADVLERVGSRFTEKVEAETGKLESVAAQITGSAVEVASLGEAFGFAVQLFSESNDKLVAHLQRVEGALGKSIARSDEQLAYYVAQAREVIDLSIMSQKQIVEDLQQIASRQAAVGSEA; this is encoded by the coding sequence ATGACTAGATTTCTTCAATACGCTGTTTTTGCCGCCGGCCTGGCCGCGGTGTGCTGGGTGGGCGCGGGCTACGTCGGCTCCAACCATCCGCTGGCGCTTTCGATCACAGTGGTGGTCGGTGCGTTCTACCTAGTGGGCGTGGTGGAGCTGCACCGCTTCAGGCAGGCCACGTCCACCCTGGCCAGTGCTGTGTCGCGGTTGACCGAAGCCCCGGCCAACCTGGGATCGTGGCTGGAGCAACTGCATCCGTCGCTGCGCAATGCGGTGCGCCTGCGCATCGAGGGCGAGCGCGTCGGCTTGCCCGGGCCGTCGCTCACGCCGTACCTTGCCGGACTGCTTGTGCTCTTGGGCATGCTGGGCACATTTCTCGGCATGGTGGTCACGCTGAACGGCACCGGCATGGCGCTGGAAAGCGCGACCGACCTGCAGGCCATCCGCGCCTCGCTCTCCGCGCCCGTGAAGGGCCTGGGGCTGGCGTTCGGCACCTCGGTGGCAGGCGTGGCTGCGTCGGCGATGCTGGGTTTGGCCTCAGCGCTGTGCCGGCGTGAGCGGCTGCAGGCCGGGCAGATGCTCGACACCAAGATTGCGACCACCTTGCGCGTGTACTCGCTGGTGCATCAGCGCGAGGCGTCGTTCCAGCTGCTCGAGCAGCAGGCCCAGGCCATGCCCATGCTGGTCGACCAGCTGCAGGCCATGCTGGCCGCCATGGAGCGGCAGAGCCAGGCGTTGAACGAGCGCCTGATCACCAGCCAGGAGCATTTCCACAGCAAGGCCGAGGCGGTGTATGCCGGCCTGGCCTCGTCGGTGGATCAATCGCTGAAGCAGAGCCTGACCGAAAGCGCCCGCATTGCCGGCGCAACGATCCAGCCGCTCGTCGAAGCCACCATGGCCGGCATCGCGCGCGAGACGGCTTCGTTGCACGGCACGGTCGCGCACACGGTGCAGCAGCAGCTCGAAGGGCTTTCGAGCCGCTTCGAGGCCACCACGGCCACCGTGGCCGATACGTGGAAGGCCGCGCTGGCCGAACACCAGCGCAGCAATGAGGCGCTGGCAGGGGACCTGCGCGTTTCGCAGCAGCGCTTTGCCGAAACCTTCGAACAGCGCTCGGCTTCGCTGGTGGAGACCGTGTCCGCGCGGTTCGAGAGCACCGTGGGCAGCGTATCCGAAACATGGGGCAGTGCGCTCGCAGAGCACCAGCGCGCCAGCGAAAAGCTGACGGGCGACACGCAACAGTCCCTCGCGGCGGCCGCGGCCACCTTCGAGCAGCACTCGGCATCGCTGCTGCGCACGGTGGACCAGGCGCATGCCAGCCTGCAAACCGACATGGCATCGCGCGACGAGCAGCGGCTGTCGGCCTGGACCGCGGCGCTGTCCTCAATGGCTGCGTCGCTGCAGCAGGAATGGCAGCAGGCCGGCGCGAACACGGCCAGCCAGCAGCAACAGCTCTTCGAAACGCTGGCACAAACTGCGCGCGACATGTCGGCGCAGGCGCAAGCGCATGCGAAGAGCACCGTGGCAGAAATCGCCCAGCTGCTGCAAGCCGCTTCGGATGCACCGCGCGTTGCGGCCGAAGTGGTGGCCGAACTGCGGCAGAAGCTCTCTGACAGCATGGCGCGCGACAACGCCATGCTGGAGGAGCGCAGCCGCATCATGGAAACGCTGGGCACCCTGCTCGACGCCGTGAACCATGCCTCCACCGAGCAGCGCTCGGCGGTCGATGCACTGGTCGGCGCCTCGGCCGACGTGCTCGAACGCGTGGGCAGCCGCTTCACCGAAAAGGTCGAGGCCGAAACCGGAAAGCTCGAGAGCGTCGCCGCGCAGATCACCGGCAGCGCGGTCGAGGTGGCAAGCCTCGGCGAGGCCTTCGGGTTTGCGGTGCAGCTGTTCAGCGAATCGAACGACAAGCTGGTGGCGCATCTGCAGCGCGTCGAAGGCGCGCTGGGCAAGTCCATTGCGCGCAGCGACGAGCAGCTGGCCTACTACGTTGCGCAGGCGCGGGAGGTCATCGACCTGAGCATCATGTCGCAGAAGCAGATCGTCGAAGACCTGCAGCAGATTGCCAGCCGGCAAGCCGCGGTGGGCAGCGAAGCATGA
- a CDS encoding DUF3348 domain-containing protein, translating into MAHASQRTVFNGSALVRLLSRLADTDLREPRQATADRLSQWFGWTDAISLSAALDGIPAAASSRLRPGANAEERECAGARTALAKAIAEDAAVAAAAEFAPFRRRYLALQQAMEAGIGPLRGRLRAALAGRSPAMARLAAVDVVMEQVLAAREHSLLAGVPALLEKHFTRLSGDGLLTAAEPASEAHAGEWLHVFRKDMKNVLLAELDFRFQPVEGLLEAFREATRVP; encoded by the coding sequence ATGGCGCACGCTTCACAGCGCACAGTTTTCAATGGTTCGGCGCTTGTTCGCTTGCTTTCGCGACTGGCCGATACGGACTTGCGCGAACCCCGGCAAGCCACCGCGGACCGATTGAGCCAATGGTTCGGCTGGACCGATGCCATTTCGCTGTCCGCGGCGCTGGACGGCATTCCGGCGGCTGCTTCTTCCCGGTTGCGGCCCGGCGCCAACGCCGAGGAGCGGGAGTGCGCCGGTGCGCGCACCGCGCTGGCCAAGGCCATTGCCGAAGACGCCGCCGTGGCGGCTGCGGCCGAGTTCGCGCCCTTTCGCCGCCGCTATCTCGCGCTGCAGCAAGCCATGGAAGCGGGCATCGGCCCGTTGCGCGGGCGCCTTCGGGCCGCGCTGGCGGGCAGGTCGCCCGCCATGGCCCGGCTGGCCGCCGTGGACGTGGTCATGGAGCAGGTGCTGGCCGCGCGCGAGCACAGCCTCTTGGCCGGCGTGCCCGCGCTGCTCGAAAAACATTTCACCCGCTTGAGCGGGGACGGCCTGCTGACGGCAGCCGAACCCGCCAGCGAGGCCCACGCCGGCGAGTGGCTGCATGTGTTCCGCAAGGACATGAAGAACGTGCTGCTCGCCGAACTGGACTTCCGATTTCAACCCGTCGAAGGGCTCCTTGAAGCCTTTCGCGAGGCAACCAGAGTGCCATGA
- a CDS encoding helix-turn-helix transcriptional regulator — protein sequence MATLNRIACHRCGRVCLHADAPCPACGAAPVASPAAAGATEPFVGRRGELQLLHDALGGALAGRGRVVMLSGEAGIGKTRLAQEAATLAVRRGMLTLWGRCLEEPGAPPFLPWTRAMQACLRACRDERLPALLGRDAAAAAEIAPELAERLPPGTAVPAIGEGDQARFRLFAAVAHFWRQVATVRPLLLILDNLHWADASSLRLLAFIAQELAESRIVLLGSCREMDVSRQHPLAATLAELLNTRQFSRLPLQGLSLEEAERMVAAASAVTPPPAVIATMHRRTEGNPLYLVETLRFLQGSCGTDPHAAAVQVETVPGGIRAVIGRRLNQLSAPCCDLLSIAACIGRDFDLPLLADLAGSSGEAELLGRLDEALAHRIVEVSPSGAQYQFSHVLIREVLYDELPATRRVALHGRIAESLQARDAGDPDAALAPLAYHAAAALPVGSPARALDIAQRAAAQAVAVMAYEEALRCYRLALQLQERWLPAERARHGALLLALGAVQMHAGENDAGAATFMEAATLARSVGDAEMFARAALGFENNGWRISRPGEEAAALLEEALATSDRFDAALRVDLLAALCRACIFCGRQEQANAAQRSAVALARELAMPQPLFKALAAILPARGYPEQLDERLRCACEALEVAERAGHLEWVDALTGWYFGDLVEKGSLDAARSLAQVHARVADAIRQPFMQAMGLASLTLLAAYEGRFADSERLAGETFTLGQRFLAGNAQGAYSLQIFVLRRQQGRLGEVLPMLRGLVGSVPRSSLWQPGLALICTELDLHEPAREAYETLAGDGFAGIARDGMWLTNIVFAAEVCARLGDLPRAATLYRLLAPYAGRNVVTGTNIACFGAVDRYRGMLAAMMGDDPNAAAYFAAAAALDEQGGSRPWLAHSRFEWARWLGRRSGNGGDMAAATSQLDAALAIARELGMAGLARRCEALQREFEGGADASPAAPEGLSRREVDVLRLLSAGHTNQAIAERLFISPHTVAHHVRHILSKTDCRSRTEAAAWAHRHRVASAGSAAPAGQ from the coding sequence ATGGCCACGCTGAACCGGATTGCTTGTCACCGCTGCGGGCGCGTTTGCCTGCATGCCGACGCGCCATGCCCGGCCTGCGGCGCGGCGCCGGTGGCGAGCCCCGCGGCAGCCGGCGCGACGGAGCCCTTCGTCGGACGCCGCGGCGAGCTGCAGCTGCTGCACGACGCGCTCGGCGGCGCATTGGCCGGGCGCGGGCGCGTGGTCATGCTCAGCGGCGAGGCCGGCATCGGCAAGACCCGGCTCGCGCAGGAAGCGGCAACGCTGGCCGTACGGCGCGGCATGCTGACCCTGTGGGGCCGCTGCCTCGAGGAACCGGGCGCGCCGCCCTTCCTGCCCTGGACGCGCGCAATGCAGGCTTGCCTTCGGGCCTGCCGCGACGAGCGCCTGCCGGCGCTGCTCGGACGCGATGCCGCCGCGGCGGCCGAGATTGCACCCGAACTCGCCGAGCGGCTGCCGCCCGGCACCGCGGTGCCGGCCATCGGCGAAGGCGACCAGGCGCGCTTTCGGCTGTTTGCCGCGGTCGCGCATTTCTGGCGCCAGGTGGCCACCGTGCGCCCGCTGCTGCTGATTCTGGACAACCTGCACTGGGCCGATGCCTCGTCGCTGCGGCTCCTGGCCTTCATCGCGCAGGAACTCGCCGAAAGCCGCATCGTGCTGCTCGGCTCCTGCCGCGAAATGGATGTGTCGCGTCAGCATCCCTTGGCCGCCACGCTGGCGGAGCTGCTGAACACCCGGCAGTTCAGCCGCCTGCCGCTGCAGGGCCTGAGCCTGGAAGAAGCCGAGCGGATGGTGGCTGCGGCAAGCGCCGTGACGCCGCCGCCCGCGGTCATTGCAACCATGCACCGCCGCACCGAGGGCAACCCGCTGTACCTGGTGGAGACGCTGCGCTTTTTGCAGGGCTCCTGCGGAACCGACCCGCACGCCGCGGCGGTGCAGGTCGAAACCGTGCCGGGCGGCATTCGCGCGGTGATCGGCCGGCGGCTCAACCAGCTCTCGGCGCCCTGCTGCGACCTGCTTTCGATCGCCGCCTGCATCGGCCGCGACTTCGACCTGCCGCTGCTGGCCGATCTGGCCGGCAGCAGCGGTGAGGCCGAATTGCTGGGCAGGCTCGACGAAGCGCTGGCGCACCGCATCGTCGAGGTGTCGCCTTCCGGCGCGCAGTACCAGTTCAGCCACGTGCTGATCCGCGAAGTGCTTTACGACGAACTGCCCGCAACGCGCCGCGTCGCGCTGCACGGACGCATTGCCGAGTCGCTCCAGGCGCGCGACGCCGGCGATCCGGACGCGGCGCTGGCACCCCTGGCCTACCATGCCGCCGCGGCATTGCCCGTGGGCAGCCCCGCACGTGCGCTGGACATCGCCCAGCGCGCCGCAGCGCAGGCCGTTGCTGTGATGGCGTACGAGGAGGCGTTGCGCTGCTACCGGCTCGCGCTGCAGTTGCAGGAGCGCTGGTTGCCAGCAGAGCGCGCGCGGCATGGCGCACTGCTGCTGGCGCTTGGTGCGGTGCAGATGCACGCCGGCGAGAACGACGCCGGCGCCGCCACCTTCATGGAGGCCGCCACGCTGGCGCGCTCCGTTGGCGACGCCGAGATGTTCGCGCGGGCGGCCCTCGGCTTCGAGAACAACGGCTGGCGCATCAGCCGCCCCGGCGAAGAGGCGGCCGCCCTGCTCGAAGAGGCGCTGGCGACGAGCGATCGCTTCGACGCCGCGCTGCGCGTCGACCTGCTTGCCGCGCTGTGCCGCGCCTGCATCTTCTGCGGCCGGCAGGAGCAAGCCAACGCGGCGCAGCGCAGTGCCGTGGCGCTGGCGCGCGAACTGGCCATGCCGCAGCCGCTCTTCAAGGCATTGGCCGCAATCCTGCCGGCGCGCGGCTACCCCGAGCAGCTCGACGAGCGCCTGCGCTGCGCATGCGAGGCCCTCGAAGTGGCCGAACGCGCGGGCCATCTCGAATGGGTGGATGCGCTCACCGGTTGGTATTTCGGCGACCTGGTCGAAAAGGGCTCGCTCGACGCGGCGCGCTCGCTGGCGCAGGTGCACGCGCGGGTGGCCGACGCGATCCGCCAGCCCTTCATGCAGGCGATGGGGCTGGCCAGCCTCACCCTGCTTGCCGCGTACGAAGGCCGCTTCGCGGATTCCGAGCGGCTGGCCGGCGAGACCTTCACGCTCGGGCAGCGCTTTCTCGCGGGCAATGCGCAAGGTGCCTACAGCCTGCAGATCTTTGTGCTGCGGCGCCAGCAGGGCCGGCTTGGCGAGGTGCTGCCGATGCTGCGCGGGCTGGTGGGCAGCGTGCCGCGCAGCAGCCTGTGGCAGCCCGGCCTCGCGCTGATCTGCACCGAACTCGATCTTCACGAGCCCGCTCGCGAGGCTTACGAAACACTCGCGGGCGACGGCTTTGCCGGTATTGCGCGCGACGGCATGTGGCTCACCAACATCGTCTTTGCCGCCGAGGTCTGCGCACGGCTTGGCGACCTGCCGCGCGCGGCAACGCTCTACCGGTTACTCGCACCTTATGCGGGGCGCAACGTGGTCACCGGCACCAACATTGCCTGCTTCGGCGCGGTGGACCGCTACCGCGGCATGCTGGCCGCCATGATGGGCGATGACCCAAACGCCGCGGCGTATTTCGCGGCCGCCGCCGCGCTGGACGAGCAAGGCGGCAGCCGGCCGTGGCTGGCGCACAGCCGCTTTGAATGGGCGCGGTGGCTGGGCCGGCGCAGCGGCAACGGCGGCGACATGGCCGCCGCCACATCGCAGCTCGACGCGGCGCTGGCGATAGCCCGCGAACTCGGCATGGCCGGCCTCGCCCGCCGCTGCGAGGCGCTGCAGCGGGAGTTCGAAGGCGGCGCCGATGCATCGCCCGCCGCACCCGAGGGCCTGAGCCGGCGCGAGGTCGACGTGCTGCGGCTGCTCAGCGCCGGCCACACCAACCAGGCCATCGCCGAGCGCCTGTTCATCAGCCCGCACACGGTGGCGCACCACGTGCGGCACATTCTTTCGAAGACCGACTGCCGCAGCCGCACCGAAGCCGCGGCCTGGGCGCACCGCCATCGCGTGGCGTCCGCAGGCTCCGCGGCACCTGCCGGCCAGTAG
- a CDS encoding group I truncated hemoglobin yields the protein MPATLYERLGGEERIQRLVTDVVENHYSNPLIRARFANSNRPEVERHVFEFLCAGSGGPQCYTGKDLVTAHKGMNINEQELVAAIDDILEAMAKNGYDQAEKNEVVAILYSLKGDVVRL from the coding sequence ATGCCCGCAACCCTGTACGAACGGCTCGGCGGTGAGGAGCGCATCCAGCGGCTCGTCACCGACGTGGTCGAGAACCACTACAGCAACCCGCTCATTCGCGCCCGCTTCGCCAATAGCAACCGCCCCGAGGTCGAGCGCCACGTGTTCGAGTTTCTCTGCGCCGGCAGCGGCGGCCCGCAGTGCTACACCGGCAAGGACCTGGTGACCGCGCACAAGGGCATGAACATCAACGAGCAGGAGCTGGTCGCCGCCATCGACGACATCCTCGAAGCGATGGCGAAGAACGGCTACGACCAGGCCGAGAAGAACGAAGTGGTCGCCATTCTTTATTCACTCAAGGGCGATGTGGTGCGGCTGTAG
- a CDS encoding cupin domain-containing protein gives MTRQPFAAWAIGATLLAAIATSWAQTPDHRMISPADLKWADVPSLPPGAKLAVLEGPMSEAVPFTVRIRVPANYRIPSHWHPAVERVTVLSGTFHMGLGDKLDMQKSMPVTAGGMMILQAKTPHFAWTQEETVVQLHGTGPWGVTYVNPADDPRSK, from the coding sequence ATGACACGCCAACCATTTGCCGCCTGGGCCATCGGTGCCACGCTGCTTGCCGCCATTGCGACGAGCTGGGCCCAGACACCCGACCACCGGATGATTTCACCGGCCGACCTGAAATGGGCCGACGTTCCCTCGCTGCCGCCGGGCGCAAAGCTCGCCGTGCTCGAAGGGCCGATGAGCGAAGCCGTGCCCTTCACGGTGCGCATCAGGGTGCCGGCCAACTACCGGATTCCGTCGCACTGGCATCCGGCTGTCGAGCGGGTGACCGTGCTCTCGGGCACCTTCCACATGGGCCTGGGCGACAAGCTCGACATGCAGAAGTCGATGCCCGTGACCGCCGGCGGCATGATGATCCTTCAGGCCAAGACGCCCCACTTTGCATGGACGCAGGAGGAAACGGTGGTGCAGCTTCACGGCACCGGCCCTTGGGGCGTGACCTACGTCAATCCGGCGGACGACCCGCGGTCGAAGTAG
- a CDS encoding DUF4242 domain-containing protein, translating into MPLYLIERTFADQLEVSPEGAASIMRINDDVGVRWLYSFLSADKKKTYCLYEAPSAEMIREAAQRNGLPADVVIEVDELRPPAVQGQAVAA; encoded by the coding sequence ATGCCTCTCTACCTGATCGAACGCACCTTTGCCGATCAACTCGAGGTCTCGCCCGAGGGGGCGGCCAGCATCATGCGCATCAACGACGATGTCGGGGTTCGTTGGCTCTACTCGTTTTTGAGCGCGGACAAGAAGAAGACCTACTGCCTGTACGAGGCGCCCAGCGCCGAGATGATCCGCGAGGCGGCGCAGCGCAACGGGCTGCCCGCCGACGTGGTGATCGAGGTCGACGAATTGCGTCCGCCGGCCGTGCAGGGCCAGGCCGTTGCGGCCTGA
- a CDS encoding alpha/beta hydrolase encodes MKTSNILAAAALSLLAAAGAHAETYEGVQPLTSGYSRADVAPQAAAAARQGNVYSDAASATVAPVLAASTDRAAVRNEAVAAAHAPGQNLRREAFAGSVVPSQARSFTRQAGL; translated from the coding sequence ATGAAGACCTCGAACATCCTCGCCGCCGCCGCTCTCTCCCTGCTCGCCGCCGCTGGCGCCCACGCAGAAACGTACGAAGGCGTGCAGCCCCTGACCTCCGGTTACAGCCGCGCCGACGTGGCGCCCCAAGCCGCCGCCGCAGCCCGCCAAGGCAACGTGTACAGCGATGCCGCTTCGGCAACTGTGGCTCCCGTGCTGGCTGCTTCGACCGACCGCGCCGCAGTTCGCAACGAAGCCGTTGCCGCCGCTCACGCACCGGGCCAGAACCTGCGCCGCGAAGCCTTCGCAGGCAGCGTGGTTCCCTCGCAAGCACGCAGCTTCACGCGCCAAGCCGGCCTGTAA
- a CDS encoding isocitrate lyase/PEP mutase family protein, with product MQANTESTKKVLRRLAEARRGVLVPGAFNALSARVIEDLGFEAIYVTGAGVTNMHFGLPDQAFMGLHEIAEHTARIRDAVNLPLLVDADTGFGNALNVRHAVRVLERAGADCIQLEDQVSPKRCGHFAGKAVIDTAEMLGKIKAAADARTDADMLIMARTDAAAVHGFEAAVERAQLFSEAGADILFVEAVTQADEVRALPRRLGKPQLMNMVIGGKTPTFGAEELGALGYGLVLYANAALQGAVAGMQRALTVLRDTRRLDEDPSLVASFAERQRLVGKPELDQLEKKYAG from the coding sequence ATGCAAGCGAACACCGAATCCACCAAGAAGGTGCTGCGCCGCCTGGCCGAGGCGCGCCGCGGCGTGCTGGTGCCGGGGGCATTCAACGCGCTCTCCGCCCGCGTGATCGAAGACCTCGGCTTCGAGGCGATCTACGTCACGGGCGCCGGGGTCACCAACATGCACTTCGGCCTGCCCGACCAGGCCTTCATGGGCCTGCATGAGATAGCGGAGCACACGGCGCGCATTCGCGATGCGGTGAACCTGCCGCTGCTGGTCGATGCCGACACCGGCTTTGGCAATGCGCTGAACGTGCGGCATGCGGTGCGCGTTCTCGAGCGGGCAGGGGCCGACTGCATCCAGCTCGAAGACCAGGTCAGCCCCAAGCGCTGCGGCCACTTTGCGGGCAAGGCGGTCATCGACACGGCCGAGATGCTCGGCAAGATCAAGGCCGCGGCCGATGCGCGCACCGATGCCGACATGCTCATCATGGCCCGCACCGATGCGGCGGCCGTGCACGGCTTCGAGGCGGCCGTCGAACGTGCGCAGCTGTTCAGCGAGGCCGGTGCCGACATCCTTTTCGTGGAAGCCGTGACGCAAGCCGACGAAGTGCGCGCCTTGCCGCGGCGGCTGGGCAAGCCGCAACTGATGAACATGGTGATCGGCGGAAAGACGCCGACCTTCGGCGCCGAAGAACTGGGCGCGCTCGGCTATGGGCTGGTGCTGTACGCCAATGCCGCATTGCAGGGCGCGGTGGCTGGCATGCAACGTGCATTGACGGTTTTGCGTGATACTCGCCGCCTCGACGAAGACCCATCGCTCGTGGCTTCGTTTGCCGAGCGGCAGCGCCTGGTCGGAAAACCCGAGCTCGACCAGCTAGAGAAAAAATACGCAGGTTGA
- a CDS encoding bifunctional 2-methylcitrate dehydratase/aconitate hydratase, whose protein sequence is MSAHISNVRPEPDQVLVDIVDYVLDHQQITSALAYETARHCLIDTLGCGLEALEYPACTKLLGPVVPGTVVPHGAKVPGTPYQLDPIQAAFNIGTMIRWLDFNDTWLAAEWGHPSDNLGGILATADWLSRNAVAAGRKPLVMHDVLTAMIQAHEIQGCLALENSFNKVGLDHVVLVKVASTAVVARLMGLSRDEIVNAVSLAWVDGQSLRTYRHAPNTGSRKSWAAGDATSRAVRLALIAKTGEMGYPSVLTAKTWGFYDVLFKGQPFKFQRPYASYVMENVLFKISFPAEFHSQTAVEAAMALHAQLKQAGKTVEDIERVTIRTHEACIRIIDKKGPLANPADRDHCIQYMVAVPMIFGRLTAGDYEDNVASDPRIDALRDKIVCVEDPRFTTDYHDPEKRSIANALTVTFKDGTGFSEVIVEYPIGHKRRRADGIPLLEAKFRTNLARRFAHKQPQAILDVSLDAKKLEAMPVHEYVDLYAA, encoded by the coding sequence ATGTCCGCTCACATCAGCAACGTCCGCCCCGAACCCGACCAGGTGCTGGTCGACATCGTCGACTACGTACTCGACCACCAGCAGATCACCAGCGCGCTGGCGTACGAAACAGCGCGCCACTGCTTGATCGACACGCTCGGCTGCGGGCTCGAGGCGCTCGAGTACCCGGCCTGCACCAAGCTGCTCGGCCCGGTCGTGCCAGGCACGGTGGTGCCGCATGGCGCCAAGGTGCCCGGCACGCCATACCAACTCGATCCGATCCAGGCGGCCTTCAACATCGGCACGATGATCCGCTGGCTGGACTTCAACGACACCTGGCTGGCAGCGGAGTGGGGCCATCCGAGCGACAACCTCGGCGGCATTCTTGCCACGGCCGACTGGCTCAGCCGCAATGCGGTGGCTGCGGGGCGCAAGCCGCTCGTGATGCACGACGTGCTCACCGCAATGATCCAGGCGCACGAGATCCAGGGCTGCCTTGCGCTGGAGAACTCGTTCAACAAGGTGGGGCTCGATCACGTGGTGCTGGTAAAGGTAGCTTCGACGGCCGTGGTGGCGCGCTTGATGGGCCTCTCGCGAGACGAGATCGTCAACGCCGTGTCGCTGGCCTGGGTCGATGGGCAGAGCCTGCGCACCTATCGCCATGCGCCCAACACCGGCAGCCGCAAGAGCTGGGCCGCGGGTGATGCCACGAGCCGTGCGGTGCGCCTTGCGCTCATCGCCAAGACCGGAGAGATGGGCTACCCCAGCGTGCTCACAGCCAAGACCTGGGGCTTCTACGACGTGCTGTTCAAGGGCCAACCGTTCAAATTCCAGCGGCCGTATGCAAGCTATGTGATGGAGAACGTGCTGTTCAAGATCAGCTTTCCGGCCGAGTTCCACAGCCAGACGGCGGTGGAGGCGGCCATGGCGCTGCATGCGCAGCTGAAGCAGGCCGGCAAGACGGTGGAGGACATCGAGCGCGTGACCATCCGCACGCACGAGGCCTGCATTCGCATCATCGACAAGAAGGGGCCGCTCGCCAATCCTGCGGACCGCGACCATTGCATCCAGTACATGGTGGCAGTGCCGATGATCTTCGGCCGCCTCACGGCTGGCGACTACGAAGACAACGTGGCCAGTGACCCGCGCATCGATGCGCTGCGCGACAAGATCGTGTGCGTGGAAGACCCGCGCTTCACTACCGACTATCACGACCCCGAAAAGCGCAGCATTGCCAACGCGCTGACCGTGACCTTCAAGGACGGCACCGGCTTTTCGGAAGTGATCGTCGAATACCCCATCGGCCACAAGCGCCGCCGCGCGGACGGCATTCCGCTGCTCGAAGCCAAGTTCCGCACCAACCTGGCACGCCGCTTCGCGCACAAGCAGCCGCAGGCCATCCTCGATGTGTCGCTCGATGCGAAGAAGCTCGAAGCCATGCCGGTGCATGAGTATGTCGATCTGTATGCCGCCTAA